The sequence CATGAATGACAACATAAAGAAAATGTGATGAGTCTCGACTTGAATTGTAGGACAGGTTCTTTGATCCTTTGATGCACAAACATggctcagtttttattttctacatctttgcagtgaatgaatttcatatttagtatttcaggtatcaCCTAATCAGCTTGTTTTGAACCATCTCAAATCCTTATTCAAATGTTTCCTTTCTAACCttttgaataaaacataaatgtttGTACCActctaatgcacaacatgggtcaaaaccGACCTGCATGGattatgtgtgttttcatgcattAGTGTTTCTTTGCTGTAGGTTTGAAATAAGTgatttcatcatttaatattctaagtattcattaaatatcttgtttgcGATTCCcacaaatcattttttattttttcctttacattataaataagctaaaatattaaattgtgtatttctacatcacttttagacacatgggtcaaaaggaCCAGTACAGTGTGAATTCACCTGCCGTTCATTTCAAACAGCTGCTTCTGCTCATCTGATGTCGTCTTTTACTAGTGAGAAGGAGAAATATGTACaatgctagctagctagcttctcTTCCGGCGAGCTAACCATAGctagatcaacaaaataaaactcgaTATATAACAGTATATACCCAATAGACTGATTGATATGCATTTATATGCTTTTCACTGTGTGACTATGGCTGGTCACAATCATTTCAGTCTTACTGATGGTCATGAAGATGCTGGATGAAGAAcgtgatgaggaagatgaggaggctCCTTTGATGTGTCATCAAAGGAGCCTAATCCGAAatgaagaaggaagaagaagctaTAAAGGACGACAGCAGAGAAGCAcccagccatgcatgaaatagtTAAATGCATACGGGTCACTGTCCTTGTCATTTGACCCCGTGCTGTGCattagaagggggggggggtgcatagCTTGTGTCTCAAAGGGTTGACGTCACCTCTTGTGTTTACAAGGTGACATTGTTCCAGTGTCAACCTTCAGGTGTGAAATCAGACAAATAGTCATATTTGATCCAACTCTTCATCTCGATGCCGTGGTCATCCtccttccccctcctcttcctcctcttcctcctcttcctcctcctgagccGTGAGGTGTGGAGCTACGAGGCTCCCGAGGACAAACAGGATGTGTTTGCCAGTCGAGCTTGTCCAGCTTTTCTGAGCTTCACCAACGTTGCGTGTCCGGCTGGAGTCACGGTGGAGCTGCCCTGTCGCTGCAAGCCTCCTCAGGTACATGATCTGTGTTCCTGTACCAGAGGAACATCAGATGAGATATTATGATATTACTATTTCTTTCATTATTATACATTTGTGAACATATCACTTTTACaaaggtaaaataaatgtaaaccttttctgtgtcagtgtttctccttcttgttgagggttaacaACTGAGCATGTTTGTCTATGAGATAAACTGTGATGGTGAATATGGGCAACACAATTAAattgtgattgattgatgataaaCACGGTCTTTAAATATTAGACACCACAACACGTGAGACGCTGCCGCCATCTGAATCCTCCATGTTCATGAGAATTGTCTCAGACACAGAAACTAATCTAATCTCTGGTATCGATCGACCAGCAGCAGATGATTCATGTGGTTGCCTTTGTTCTTCAGGTCCAATCAGTCCTGTGGTTCTTCAGGAAACATCTGGGCAGCTCCGAGGAGACCGGGGCTCTGAGCCATCACCATGAGAGCCAGCAGCTGGACACCGGGCAGGTCCCTCACAGCGACGAGCTGCGGAGTCGGTCCTCCATCCGTCTCTTCAGCCTGTTGATCTTCAGGACTGGACCCGGAGACTCTGGCATCTACATCTGCGGCTCCGCCCACAAAGACTTTTTCTACGGTTACGACCTGGACGTGCAGGAGGTTCACCGGATCAGCTTCAGTCCAAGGTGACTCTGTGACTCCATGGGCAGGATCAGAACCAATATGGTGTTTTCATTATAAAGACATGCTCAATATTGAATTCTGTTCACTGCTACATTTATCTGATTCCATGTTCCTGTTGGTGTAGGACAGAGATAACCGAGGTTTATTTACAGGCTGATCCACTGACTGTAAAATCAATATATTGTATGATGTATATTAAGCATTTTACTATCAGTCATCTGATGGTTTCTATGTTGAACTAGTTTCCTCCATAGTGGTGGAAATcatcaaaagaaagaaaataacccATCTTCAATGACCCGCTCTcagtttcatatttcatatctgATCATTTCTGTAGACTGGCTCCAGACAGAACGAACCAGGAACTGATGGAGATCAAAAGCCGGAGCTCCAGTCGGCCGCTGCATCATGTGTTCACCGGCTTCAGGCCCTGGACGCTGTGCGACCgctgtggggtggggggggagcaggTCCGTGTGGGGCTCTGCTACGTCCGCTCCCAGTTCCTCCATGTACGCTACCGACGGGCCAATCAGACGGTGGCTTCCTGCGGCTCAGGGGCGGTGCCCCGGGGGTTCGGCCTGCAGCGAGGCGGAGCTGAGGCCAAGCTGGAGGTGAGGAGATGTCAGGTGACTTGTCCACCTCAAGCTCCGCCCTCCTCCAAACTCCTCACGCTGATGGCTTTCTTTGGGTTAAGGTGGGTCGGTCTGTGCAGGTCCACACTGCAGTCAGGTGGTTTGATTAACACACAGCCACTTATATGTTCTAATGGAATCTCTCTCTGGTTCTCAGCTGTAGTTCTGCCTCCGGGCCAGTAGACGTCCCAGTGTTCTACCTGAACCGCCCTGCGGGCCGGGTCCTGACCCTGGGGTGCCCCGGGGCTCGAGCGGACATGGCCGTGGCTTGGGACCGAGGGTCTGAACCCATTTACAGATCCCGACACTTGGCCGGTGGCTCCATCGGCACTGAGGCCTCCAGGCTGCAGATCGACGCCGGACACCACCTAGTGTTCAAACCTGCAAAGCTTCAGGACACAGGTTCAAACTGCTGATTATCTAAAGTTGCATCATAAAAGATTTGAGTTGTTTCATGTTTTCGTTTGCTGctgtttcttcatcatcatcatcatcacacaaaCAAGGATGAGATCAAATCACCTTCAGTCCCATGACAGACGAATCCGAGGCGAAGAGCACGGACATGTAGAAATGTAGAAGATAGTAAATCTGTTTCTCGTGGAGGTTTTGTATTTGTGACTTTTCGTGGCTCAGAGAACTgaggccctctctctctctctctctctctctctctctctgtctctctctctctctctctctctctctctctctctctctctctctctctctctccaggtgtgTACTGCTGCTGGCTGCAGGGTCGTCCGGCCGCTCAGATCCGCCTCCTGGTCTATCTTCATTTTGGGGGGGGCCAGTCTGTGACATCACACCCTGACTTCCCCACAGCTGTCAGCACCGTGATGATATGTTTCGCTGCCATGACGAGCGTGTTCCTCCTGCTGGTGGTCGTCAGAGCTGGAGTCCGATGCCTCAGGGACgcagcacagacacatgtgGAGTAGAGCAGATTGAAGTGGCTGCTCCTCTGCAGCCACttcaatctcctcctcctctcaacaACTGCGCCCGGGGACTCCGCCTCCCGGTTGTGCCACTCCGGACTCCGGCACACCTTCACCCCCCGACGACAGCTCCCCAGGACCCTGTGccacctcctctcccttcaGTCCTCTGCAGTCCGACTCCAACGCAGCAGGTAAATTTAAGACCACCTATCACCTCTCCAGACCCCACCGAAAAATCCAGGACTGGTTCATCAAAGGCCGCAAACCAGTCCTGGTACTGGGGGATTCCAACATAAATCGAATCCCCCCTCACAACCATCCCACAATACAACTTGACAGTTACCCGGGGGCCAATATGTACCATTTCCTAAAACTTTGTGAGAAAGCCATCCCCACTTCAGAGGTCAAAATTGTCATCCTCTCAATTGGTATCAATAACAAAGATCAGGACCCCAGGCAGACCTCTTGTAAACAGCTAAAAGCATTATACAAACAGGCCCAACTTGCCTTCCCCAATGCTGACATTTACTTCCCCATTATTAATTTTTCTGCCAACCTCACTAGTAAACAGCAACACAACCTTAAATATATTAACAATACCATAGCAACTTACTTTCCATTTTTAGCCGAAATACCTCACGACACTTTTTTTACAGAGCAAGATAATATACACTGGAAACCGGCCACTGCCACACGCATCTTTGAATACTGGTTGCAACAATTAAATTTACAATCACATCAAAACCCAAACCGGGCTTAAATACAGTACCATCCAACTTAGATCTCAACATAACGCCCCTTACTGACCCCGCACCTGATTTGGGGTGGAGCTCCACATCAAATATCCTCAATCTATCTACACTATTCACCCCAACCGCAGAACAAATCCAGATATTGGAAAGGGGTCTTTCATTCATTCCACGCCCTACACATTTTGACTGGGAGGAACTTCATAGGGACCTACACCAATACAATAGACGCCTCAAAATTATCAGCCACTTTTTCAATAAACcacaacacatacaaataccCTTCACCAATAAATCTAGCTGGGAACCCACTATAGAACAGTCACACAAAAATACCATAACCCTGttgcaaaagaacaaacaggccCTGCGTCATTACCGGCCCCCTGGGGACGTGGCAGACAACCTCTCGGGGCCGGAGCGCAGGGCCTTAGAACAACTCATCAAAAAtccaaatataattataaaaccaGCTGACAAAGGATCAAAAACAGTTATAATGGATAGACAGCAATATTTACTGGAGGCAAATAGATTATTATCCAACACTACACATTACAAACTCATCCAATCTGACCAACAACATCAAACTCAACCCCTCCTCAGAAATATTATCCAAAATCTATATGACCAAAaaatcatcacacacaaacaaaaacactatcTATTTGGCCCCGATCACCCACGACCCAGACTTTTTTATCTACTTCCAAAAATACATAAAGAACCCCAAACCTGGACCATACCCTATGAAGTTCCCCCCGGTAGACCAATAGTTTCCGACTGCAACAGCACATCTTACCATATATCAGAATATATAGAATATTTCCTTGGACCCCTTTCCAACAAACACCCGGCCTACATAAAAGACACATACCACTTCATAGACCTCATCCGACCCATGGTTGTTCCAAatcagtcatttttatttacaatagataTAGACAGCTTATACACtaacattaacacaaacacaggcattAAAGCTATAACATCCATCTTCAATAAATATCCCGACATCAATAGACCGGACAAACAGATAATCGAACTCCTCAACATTTGCCTCAACAATAATGATTTCACATTTAATAACAAACAGTACCTTCAAATTCACGGAACAGCCATGGGTCAGAGATACGCACCGTCATATGCGAACATCTATATGAGCGAGTGGGAGCGAGAGGCATTGGCCAAATGCACCCAACAACCACTTCTTTATCTCCGTTTTTTAGACGACATATTTGGCATTTGGCACCACGACATCActttattttctgatttcatCAACACACTCAATAACCACCACCCATctataaaagtaaaatacaccATAGACCCCTCTCATGTTAATTTCCTGGACACTACAGTTTTTTTTGACAATCCCATTAATTCGGCTCCTCGTAAACTTCTCACTAAAGTCTTTTTTAAAACCACCGATACACACGCATTACTACATAAAAAAAGTTACCATCCcaaacatacatttaaaggtTTAATCAAATCACAAATCATCCGT comes from Pleuronectes platessa chromosome 6, fPlePla1.1, whole genome shotgun sequence and encodes:
- the LOC128441818 gene encoding Ig-like V-type domain-containing protein FAM187A → MPWSSSFPLLFLLFLLFLLLSREVWSYEAPEDKQDVFASRACPAFLSFTNVACPAGVTVELPCRCKPPQVQSVLWFFRKHLGSSEETGALSHHHESQQLDTGQVPHSDELRSRSSIRLFSLLIFRTGPGDSGIYICGSAHKDFFYGYDLDVQEVHRISFSPRLAPDRTNQELMEIKSRSSSRPLHHVFTGFRPWTLCDRCGVGGEQVRVGLCYVRSQFLHVRYRRANQTVASCGSGAVPRGFGLQRGGAEAKLEVRRCQVTCPPQAPPSSKLLTLMAFFGSASGPVDVPVFYLNRPAGRVLTLGCPGARADMAVAWDRGSEPIYRSRHLAGGSIGTEASRLQIDAGHHLVFKPAKLQDTGVYCCWLQGRPAAQIRLLVYLHFGGGQSVTSHPDFPTAVSTVMICFAAMTSVFLLLVVVRAGVRCLRDAAQTHVE